The stretch of DNA TTGTGTGTTGtggaatcagtgtgtgtgtgtgtgtgtgtgttttctcaatTGAGTTCATCTTCACGTTCGTTGTGTGTCCAGTTTGATCCAAGACCTCAAGAAGCGTGTGAATGAATTTCCAGACGTGTCCCGGGGAGTTTACGTCTACGAGGTCCTGCCCGGGACGGCAGCGTCCAGGTAAGAGTCAAACTACCAACTGTCACTGGATTAAGTGACTCATCCAAAGTCGCTTTGtattccatcttttttttaaagtatcaTGTCACACTATGATgagatgttttttaaaaaaagtgcgACACTAACTGACTCCACGTTCCCCCCTCACTCAGTCTGTTGAACACGTACtcttcctgtttcaaaataaTAGCACGCTAGcgtttctgtttcctgtttccattaattattttcaaaaaggttttttttttgtgaaatatttgcaggattAGCAGATGCGTGGTTTCAAACTGAAGACTTCTGGCATTTTATTGATTACAGAATACAATTTCAAGCttgtaaatgcatttaatatcaaattataaataaatcagtgtggATGATGAGATCAAATTTCTgattttaataatgaaagaaaaagaatataatTTCCCACAGCTTAGAATCTTAGTTAAATTAGTAAATTAATTAGTAaattaaaaacttttatttagatttttttaataaCCTCTCTATGTCCCTCCTGCAGTACCATCAAGGGCCATCAGGGGGCTGCGGCCCACACTTGGAGACCCGCTGCTCTCCACAGTCTTTCTTtgtcatttacacatgtgcacatcagtgacagtaatggCCTCAGAGGTAAATGTCAAGCGGTGCAGTGCGTTACAAAGCCTCGACCCCCTACGACCTATTGACTTTGTCTCTGACGAGCAAAGAGACGTGACACGAGCAGATTTGACTAAAGGTCACTCTAGTTTTCCCTGAAGGTATTAAAAATGTGCCCGGCTGTGTCGGGGTCTGTTGAACGGAGACTTGTTCCCTCTGTGAGACTCTGGCGTGACCTCGTTTTTCTCCGCAGCGCTGGAATGATCGATCACGACGTCATCGTTGGCGTGGACGGGCGGCGTGTTCGCACCATGGAGGAAGTGAGCGACGCCGTGCAGAGCGCCGCCGTTCTGTCAGTGGTGGTGAGGCGGAAGGACGGGGATGTTACACTCACAGTGTTTCCAGAGGAGACGGACTGAAGTCAGTGACCGCGACCGACGTAACACTCAACAAAACAACGCCGTTTTTGGCAGAAAGCTGCAAATCTATCGATAAGCGGCAACATCTATAACAAGCCATATATCAGGAAAAGTAAGTAGAGTAACATAAGTGAAGAACAGTTTGGGACGCTCCGTGACACCAACGACGAGATGTCCAGCATGGTGACCATCGTGAAAGATAAAATTATCGTGTAGTCTGATCCCGGCATCAGTCGACAGCAAATGGCTGCTGTTCCTGGGATGACAACGTAGTCGAGAACAAGCAAATTGGAGCGTTGGATAACCGCCATAAAACAAACATAGAAGACAGATCGATGGGAGTCTACAGACAACGGATTCTACTCATGTAGTGATCGCTTCATATCAGGTACAGAATCCAAATTCTCCAGAGTAGGATGAGGGAAAATGACTGCTCTGGCTGTTTCCATGCTTgtgaaaagcaccagggggcagtataagggtcagatatattcagtctgtcagggTTTTTTGGCTTGAAACTGGCACTGTTCATTTTagcctgccaacatggcagtgTAAACACACCGGGGTCATGTGACATCCAGAGCACTATACTACACAAAGAAGAATGTGCTTAAAGATTAGCCTCAAACTCGCTAAATAACAGTGCGACAGACTCAGGACACTGAAGAGCCAGGCGACAAAAAAACGGACCGAATGTCACAATACGATCATCAATGTCCACAACATCGTCTCCCTGTCACAAAGACATATCCTTGAAGACGTTCTCGAGACAAAATGGGACTAATGGACGGACAATTTGAAAACATAATGACTCTGCCCCCTGGCTGTCACAAGTGTAATTAATGATAAAAACCAAACGTATCGGCCTAAGCTGGTGGTAGTGAAGGGAGAAAATGATTTGTAATGTGGGGGTGAAACGATCCATCAAAGGTTAACTGAGGCGGTAAAAAATGATGTGctgtgtgactttgttttaataGTTTCGCTGGAGGACGACTGATTGAAAATCATGAGctggatttttttattattatccttTTTCTTGGTGTTCAGACTGAGTTTAAATATTCAACGCACAGGTCAAAGCTCTGTGAAACCATCTCTGTCACACAGAAGTTTCATGAAGTTCACGCTTTTACACAGTAACACGTTATAATAAAGATCTGAATTTATGGCCCGCCGTCGTTATTATCCAGTCTTTGACTGACATTGTTCAACCACGGCCCATTAAATCCATTCAGAGAATTAAGAGAACACACTGTACCCCCGACACTTTTTACTGGGTCATGACGACCATGAGCAGTTTTTATCGCGACACCTGACACGATGGGATTAGATTTGTGCCAATAATGTCACGCAAAACATCTTTACTGTCAAATAAAGCATGGGAATTTAGGGATGAAATTTACTGGAGCAGAAAAGTCATATCAAAGGTGAAACCTTTAACTTATGAACAACCTGTGTAAACTAAGGACACAGCTGGACTGGTTAGTTTGACGTAggactgtgtttgtctgtttatttaCTTGAAATTATATTTTCAAACGTATATAATTTCTCAAACGTAACGTCAACAGCAAGTAGCTACACTTTTAATCATAACTAATGTTAGCCAAGTTGGCTGTAAGCCTGCACTGAGGATGCTAACACTGTTAGCAGGAGCAGAAATGTTAGCATTGCTAAAGGTAAAGTTGTTTATGGTTAGTGTGTTTACTCACATCTACCTTTTAAAATCTCATGTGCTGGTCACCATAAACTATTATCTTCTGATATCATCACATAATGTTAGCTTGAGTTTTTATCAGTGTCACAGGTAAGAGGGTGCACTGTGGGCGCTAGCACTGTTAGTAGCATTAGCATTTCTAAAAGTAAACTTTGCTAAAGCAGTCTAAAAATACTGCGTTGTCTTATCTTTATGGAATGTCGTGTTTATAAGTGTTTTCTGGGGGTGGCTAGTGTGGCTAGCACATTTACTCACTTCTACCATTTTATTGATGTTGctttttttgctaattttagCTAAATTAGCCAAAACTCTCAagtaacgattattttcataatcgattaatctgttgattagtACTTTTTTGGTCTGTAAAAGAGCAGAAAGTGTTgataaatgttgatcagtgttaaccaaacctggaaatgtcttgttttgtccacaaaccaaaattcatctaatttaatgatttatttgttgtatgGAACAAAGAGACAAGAAGATATTCAAACCATTCTAACATCTTACTTATTAAACTAAGGCAGCATTAATTATAACTGTTGAGAAGACTCATtatcgtatttttttttttttttttttttaattcttcctAAAATTCATAATTACTGTTTGACACTGATGTCGTTTTGTTTGTTAGCCACAGGATTTTCCACATCGGCACTGTGACAGGTAGGAGACACACTCCCCCACAGGCATGATATGATATGACTGTGAAGCACTAATTAAAAAGTTgagaaaacaaccaaaaaaacttttttgggatgtttttaaaagtttgcttttatttccatgagaaataaaaaaaaactaaacaatacACACGAGAGCCGAGGAAGTCTCCAACACTCCCGGTACAGGCgtgatttaaaacaataataaatagtaGAGCAGGTTTATGCAAATAAAAACCAAGTTACTGTTGGTCTGATCAAtgttatgtacagtattttacaaaaaagacagGATGGTTGGATTTAAGAAAGCAATGTCAGACAAAACTTTGCTTCAGAAAAGGTAgtaattccaaaaaaaatgcTAACACAGTTGACTAGCAGCTCCCctaatgatgatgaagctgcCAACAAAAGttaaattctactgctcaaaaaaaaaagggtaattcAACACACGGGACAGATGCTCCTTGTCCCCCGcctgcccctgctctgctgcagtatacacacaaacgctacctcagtcaggtctgatagttttgcttgacagagcctgtttaaAACGAACGACGCAGTCAACACGCGACGttaacatcatttctgttcacgaaAGATCAAACGGAGGCAGAACAACGTCAACATCACCGTaagttacgtactacagctttaaagcttCCCAACGACTGATGCAAAAATCAGTGGATCGGATTTTGGCCAAATTAAAACGTAAAGAACGCGATACAAATCGGAATTTCCGAGGTATTGCACAgattgtgaaaatgtaaatacaaatcagcGTTGCAATTGCATGAAATGCACAAACGCATCAGTTAACGGCTTCATAGTTCAAAAGGTCGGTATCGTACAAGTATCGGCAGATCTTCatggttgtgatatcggtatcggagacaaaaaaaaagtgatatcgTGCCACATATAGCAAAACTTAGAAGGCATTTTTATGGCGCCTTTATGTAACACACAATTAAAACCTTGTGTTCACATAAAGACACAAAATTCAACGTTACAGATAAAGATTTGTGTATTCATTTCTTGTTAAAACCActaaaaaaaatttgatttgaGTTGCAGACTTTTGGAGAAAGCCTGGAGGGAAACGTTCCCACACAGCTTTGTTATCATTTTATGTTAAAGGAAGGAATTTACTGCTTTCCCCAGCTCGTCAATGTGAGTTACTGTACGTCGTCGCTCTCCATCTGTGGCTCTGTGTTCCAACTTGCTTGTGGCTGTAATTTTAATCAGTTTAGCCGGAAGACATGAGAGAcaacaagagaaaataaaaaagaatggagaagaagCGCCTcgagcagcagaagaagaagacattgaAGAGTCAAGGCTGGGCTTCTGGGCAATTTGAAGGAAAGAAGTGATGAAAACCCGGTTCAGGACGATGCCCAGAGGCGATGGCATAAACGTTCAAAGATAACTTCCACGAGTTTTCAACGACTTCATCCAAAAAGTGGAATTTCACTCCTAAACTAAGACTATGGCTCAGACCAACTGTCAGAGGCTTCTGTGAGATTATTGCTCGACCCGGTGAGAGCTGTAAATCCATCAAAAACATTGATTTCGAAGTCAAAGTAAAGGTCGACCAATTTGGTTGATTTTTAAAGGCAGTctcccactttaaaaaaacctcGGAAATGACAATGTGACGTTCCAAGAAAGTTTGCAATAATAATACtcatgaaaatgttaaaaatttCAAAAAACGCAACAAATGATTACAGCATGGATTGAAAAAATTGGAACTCTGAATTTCTGGGATCACAGGGCGTTCCTGAGGAccgcaaaaacaaaaactcccaCTCCCATCCCAGACTTTAGGAATCACTGCATTAATGTAAGAACTTTGGGGTCCATtttgtttaatataaaacatgaatatataACAATGCACAAGGTAATTTTATACTTTTTGATGTACTGGTTCTGTGTACTTCTGTTATCAGATCAATCCACCACATTACTTGTGCCTGTTTTACCGAGCACAACAAGCAGTGGACTGCGGAAAGGATGGAATTTACAaagttccttgaatgcatcagtAACAGGTGTCTATCAGTGGACTGCAACCATATTTGCTTAAGTGAATTAGAAATGAACAAGGTTCACTGAATGCATCTCTTAGCAGCAGCTTCTACATCTTCTCATATCATGGAGTctttaaactgttgtttttgttattaaaaagggagaaaaatcacacatttacagcaaaaaaaaagtctttaaatgaacaaatacagcCACAGAATTATGGTTTGTGCTAGATGTGCTACTAGCTGGAATCAATTAATCGGCTAAAACGATTAATCGGTCAATCTTTAtatcaaaatgaataaattaaataaagtcattttcctCAGACACTCGGAGTAACAGGCAGAAATCCTCAGCCGGTCCTTGGACTCCGTCATTCCCTCTCAGAACAGAACCAGCTCCCAGACTCAGAACCACAGCAGACTGAGGTCACGTTTTAAGGACCTTGTGGTCCATCATGCTCACCCTCTCTGCTGTGGGTCTCAGTAGTACGTGCACCAGTTGCTGTAATCGCTGGGCATCAGGCCGCCAGTGATGAGCAAGATCAGATCCACGAACCACCAGATCCCCAAACCCCCCAGAGTGAGCAGCTTCCCGACGGCGGTGCCGGTGTGACCCAGGCAGAAGCGGTCGACACCGAAGCAGCCCAGGAAGAAGGAGTACAGCAGTGTGGTGATGAAATAGTGTCCGGTGTATCTGAGACAAACCAATAAACAACAAGTCAGGGACAATTATTATATGTTTTAACCCACCAcagcaaaatacaaatacatgatAATTGTTACCATTTTACTCCGGGTCAAAGGCAACATTCATGCCACAGTTTAatttcagctgtgttttcataCAGATGCTGCATTTTTGATACATATAGAGATTCATTTGAAATTCTGGGAGAACATGGGATTCTATACATTTGTAaatactgccctctagtggacatTGTGATATTTCTAACAATGTACAGAACATGATGATGTCCtaactgatttgtttttacctCTAGAAATCCTGCTGGgtatatcacaacacaacacaactaaaAATAATGGATATTTATCAATTACTAATTTAATAgtcaacaattttgataatAGACTACTCAATCTGAGTGATTTCtttataaataagtaaataaaaatcagtgatttcagtgCCTCGTTTCATTCAAGTGAATATTTACGGTTCATAAAAAAGGCACAAGACATGGAATGTTCCGATGTGTTGCCATTTTTGTCaagcttgttaaaaaaaacacattaattgattattaaaatagttaacaatcgattaatcaatgCAGTCTTAGTGTGGACGATCAGGTAAGGTGATCCGGATGACAACCGTCTCCAGTCAGTTGAAAAAACATTCCCAAAATTGCCTATAATTTAATGAATTCAGAATTGGGATCAGAACATCCCTCGTGACAGGTTTGGAGTCACTTACTTGATGCAGGGGACGCCGTCTCGTTGGAATTCTCTGGGTCCCGCACACTCTATATCATCCAGTGCAGTACATATGACATAAGTGGTGTTCACTTCTTTCTGAGTCTGGCCACCCCACTGAAGGCAACAAATCGACAGATAATgaggttaaaaacaaaatgacatattATTTTAACAACATAATATGTGCCTCAAAACAAGCAGCACTCACCCCGGCACATCCGTGTCCCATCTCCTGCAGGGCTGTGTAGTTCCCTGCATGATCCACAGGGTCCTGACAGAAGATGAACTCCTCGGGTCTTCaatgtaaattcaaatgtatgaGAAATGTGAGACTAAGGGCGGAATTAATTGGGTATATAACTCAAAATATACCAACATTTCCAGGTAATAAATAACAAACGCCAGACTCCATTCATAAAACCTTAAAGATAATAACTTATTGTGTTAGTAGTAAACATGCATACTTGGCAGGAGAGAGCTATTGTCTTAATCTTAATGATTATTACTTTACGTAAAATTCGGCGTATAGGTTTTAACAATTTTAACAGTAATTTAGTAAATAGGCTGGTTTACGTCTTGATGTCAAGAACATACGCCAGACTCCATTAATAAAATCTTAAAGATAACATTGTTTTGTACtaaaagtcaaaattaaatCTTGTCAGGACATGACGCATATATTAACCTTATCAATTATGACGTTACATAAAATTCGGCGTATAGGGTTTAACAATTTAACAGTCTTTTGGTTAACAGGCTGGTTTCCGTCTTGGTGTCATACAATcttaaagataataatttaTTATGTTAATAGTCAAAATGAAATCTTGTCAGGACATGGCGACTATCTTAATCTTAACAATTATGACGTTACATAAAATTCGGCGTATAGGGTTTAACCATTTAAACTGTAATATAGTGAACACTACAGATTTGTTTACGTCTCGGGTATTCAGGATGAACGTCACAGGAGCTTAGCTGACATGCTAACGTGAACCCGGTACTCACAGATAGCTGCAGAGGACGACAGGTGACGGGGGTCTGTACTCGAATCTCTCCGTTTCATTGTCACTTTCCGCCGGTATGTCGTATTTCTCCACGCCGGGACTCGGAGGCTGCTCGCTGAAGGGGAGCCCGGTGGCTCCCTGGCCCGGGGAGGCAGAAGCTAGAGGCTCCGCGGTCGATGAGTTCTGGGAGTGAATTCCCTCCAGACACTGTAGGAAAATGACGGCGAGCAGCAGGAAGAACTGCCCGCACAGCAGAATATAACTCACTGAAATCATCGCGTCGTTTCAGTCTCCGCCAACAAACCAGTCATGGTTGAAAAGCGACATTTATGGACGAGAGTTTGTTTGGGCAGCCATCTTCCTCTTATTCGCATTCTTCTTTCACGCTTGTCGAGGGCTGGGGAAGAACACATTTCGGTCACTACCGCCACCAAGTGGTGTGGAAGGTGGACTACATAAACACTACAACTACATTTTATAtacaaaatgatgacatttttatggttttaattatataaaaaaataattaaatatatacagaaaatataaaaaagttgGGAAATTTAATTATGATAATGTTTTATGATTCATAATTCAAATATTAACCGTTATAATTGAAAATAAGATTGATGCAGGCTGgagtaaaataatataaaagcattttatgacttaaattagtattattataacagaatatttaatataacatgTCCATTATGATTTTAAGTAGACCTCAGCGGGACTTCCTTTTCTACTCAGGACCAGGGGTGTTCCAAAACACTTTTGGGGTCCTGGGCTGAAAGGACCCACTCTGCACCAAGGATATAAAGGACTGACTGGGTAGTGTAGGAGTCTTCCGAGTctccagaagatggcagtaatgcaacattgtcaaaatcattcagtatgaatgatttctttgttatgtggagcaaagaaatcagaaaacactcaca from Solea solea chromosome 8, fSolSol10.1, whole genome shotgun sequence encodes:
- the tm2d2 gene encoding TM2 domain-containing protein 2, whose amino-acid sequence is MISVSYILLCGQFFLLLAVIFLQCLEGIHSQNSSTAEPLASASPGQGATGLPFSEQPPSPGVEKYDIPAESDNETERFEYRPPSPVVLCSYLPEEFIFCQDPVDHAGNYTALQEMGHGCAGWGGQTQKEVNTTYVICTALDDIECAGPREFQRDGVPCIKYTGHYFITTLLYSFFLGCFGVDRFCLGHTGTAVGKLLTLGGLGIWWFVDLILLITGGLMPSDYSNWCTYY